A single Caretta caretta isolate rCarCar2 chromosome 2, rCarCar1.hap1, whole genome shotgun sequence DNA region contains:
- the MEP1B gene encoding meprin A subunit beta isoform X2, with product MPALGQQPCKQSSAQCPEMNAKGLILKAFERYRLKTCIDFKPWEGEKNYISVFKGSGCWSYVGNRQEGKQQLSIGANCDRIATIQHEFLHALGFWHEQSRSDRDDYVSIMWDRIQSGKEHNFNTYDDKTSNALNVPYDYTSVMHYSKTSFMNGTEPTIVTNIPEFMDVIGQRMDFSDYDLQKLNRLYNCTSSLSFMDTCSFELENVCGMIQSSEDNSDWQRVSQVPAGPHTDHTNMGDCKDTGYFMHFNTSAGSVGETATLESRILYPKRGFQCLQFYYYNSGHESDKLNILVREYALASSNSTLRLVERIQGSPLDYWQLYHVPLNATSKFRIVFEGIKGNGSSNGGLSIDDINLSETQCPHHVWHIRNFTHLLNTSPAQNKIYSPPFYSSKGYAFQVGLYVNGTSSNPFNLAIYLHLISGVNDDHLQWPCEWQQVTMVLLDQNPDIRQRMSNQRSVTTDLSVLTDSSSYFWDRPDKVGSPANFANGTQFMRGPGRGTNGFLTHERLRSLNFIKEDGVYILLTMEDISHLILTEPSLTNAIATATTIPTTVPVTATLNFCVNGGISIVVDEKPVCRCPAGNDWWYMGEKCERRGSTKENIIIAVSSTMAVFVIMLLVTIISTCCMKKKYHQKMIKNKEAWILENNEHLRHKMNEI from the exons ttGCTGGTCCTATGTAGGGAACCGCCAAGAAGGGAAGCAACAACTCTCAATTGGAGCCAACTGCGACAGGATTGCAACTATTCAACATGAGTTCCTTCATGCACTCGGATTCTGGCATGAGCAATCACGATCCGACCGGGATGATTATGTCTCCATAATGTGGGACAGAATTCAGTCTG GTAAAGAACACAATTTCAATACATACGATGATAAAACATCAAATGCCCTGAACGTTCCTTATGATTACACTTCTGTGATGCACTATAGTAAAACATCGTTCATGAACGGAACTGAACCAACCATAGTAACTAACATACCAGAATTCATGGATGTGATTGGGCAACGAATGGATTTCAGTGATTATGATCTCCAGAAGCTAAATCGCCTATACAACTGCA CCTCCTCACTAAGCTTTATGGACACATGCAGTTTTGAACTTGAAAATGTATGCGGCATGATTCAAAGTTCAGAAGATAACAGTGACTGGCAGCGTGTGTCTCAGGTACCTGCCGGCCCACATACTGATCATACCAATATGGGAGACTGCAAAG ATACTGGGTACTTCATGCATTTTAACACCAGTGCTGGCAGCGTGGGAGAAACAGCTACTCTGGAGAGCCGCATTCTATATCCGAAAAGAGGATTTCAGTGCTTACAATTCTATTATTACAACAGTGGTCATGAAAGTGATAAGCTGAACATCTTAGTCAGGGAGTATGCTTTAGCCAGCTCCAATAGTACTTTAAGACTCGTTGAAAGGATACAAG GTTCACCTCTGGATTATTGGCAGCTTTACCATGTTCCTTTGAACGCCACAAGTAAATTCAGGATTGTATTTGAAGGCATAAAAGGAAATGGTTCATCAAATGGTGGCCTTTCTATTGATGACATTAACCTTTCAGAAACACAGTGTCCCCATCATGTCTGGCATATAAGAAATTTCACACATCTCCTCAATACAAGTCctgcacaaaataaaatatacagtcCTCCTTTTTACTCTAGTAAAGGATATGCTTTTCAGGTTGGCTTGTATGTGAATGGTACCAGTAGCAACCCATTTAACTTAGCAATATATTTGCACTTAATCTCTGGAGTAAATGATGATCATCTGCAGTGGCCTTGTGAATGGCAACAAGTTACTATGGTGCTGTTGGATCAAAATCCTGATATTCGTCAACGCATGTCAAATCAAAGAAGTGTAACAACAGATCTATCTGTATTAACAG aTTCCTCATCTTATTTTTGGGACAGGCCAGACAAAGTAGGATCGCCTGCTAATTTCGCTAATGGGACTCAATTCATGAGAGGGCCAGGACGTGGAACTAATGGATTTCTAACTCATGAAAGGCTTAGAAGCCTCAACTTCATCAAAGAAGATGGTGTTTACATTCTTTTAACAATGGAAG ataTCTCACATCTGATATTAACTGAACCAAGCTTAACAAATGCTATCGCCACAGCAACCACCATTCCCACAACAGTACCCGTGACAGCAACTCTAAATTTCTGTGTAAATGGTGGTATCTCCATTGTCGTCGATGAAAAACCAGTGTGCAG ATGTCCAGCAGGTAATGACTGGTGGTATATGGGAGAAAAGTGTGAGAGGAGAGGCTCAActaaagaaaatattataatagCTGTTTCCTCGACAATGGCTGTATTTGTCATTATGCTCCTTGTCACTATTATAAGCACATGTTGCATGAAGAAGAAATACCaccaaaaaatgataaaaaacaaagAAGCTTGGATTTTAGAAAAC AATGAACATCTGAGACATAAAATGAATGAAATCTGA